In Neisseriaceae bacterium CLB008, one genomic interval encodes:
- a CDS encoding tetratricopeptide repeat protein: MMKPSFLAPLALALLCHAAFIQAAPMDVKAQHAIAKLYLNGSGEVPQNDQEAVKWMTKAAEQGHAEAQYVLGQLYDEGRGVAQNLPEAVKWYTKAAEQSHAKAQFNLGYKHKHGEGTPQSDAQAIKWYTQAAEQGIAAAQFNLALLYDMSPTVQNKALALKWYAQAAKQGHANAQNNLGVAYKDGQGLPQDYGQALIWLNKAAAQGHTDALYNLGLMYDKGLGTQHDPKTAAKWYAKAAEQGQPKAQYNLGLMYQKGEGVPKSEAKALEWLKKAEAQGRKD; encoded by the coding sequence ATGATGAAACCTTCTTTTTTAGCGCCTCTTGCCCTAGCTTTGCTGTGCCATGCTGCATTCATTCAAGCCGCACCGATGGACGTCAAGGCTCAACATGCCATTGCCAAACTGTATCTAAACGGTTCTGGTGAGGTGCCTCAGAATGATCAAGAGGCAGTAAAATGGATGACCAAGGCAGCCGAACAAGGTCATGCCGAAGCCCAATATGTCCTTGGCCAACTCTATGATGAAGGCCGCGGCGTGGCTCAAAACCTACCCGAAGCAGTCAAGTGGTATACCAAAGCAGCTGAACAAAGCCATGCTAAGGCGCAGTTCAACCTAGGCTATAAGCACAAGCATGGTGAGGGTACGCCGCAAAGTGATGCTCAGGCCATCAAATGGTATACCCAAGCGGCAGAGCAAGGCATTGCGGCGGCCCAATTTAACCTTGCCTTACTCTATGATATGAGCCCCACGGTTCAAAATAAAGCCTTGGCGCTGAAGTGGTATGCTCAAGCCGCCAAGCAAGGCCATGCCAACGCCCAAAATAATCTAGGCGTCGCCTATAAAGATGGCCAAGGCCTACCACAAGACTATGGCCAAGCCTTAATCTGGCTGAATAAGGCTGCCGCTCAAGGCCATACAGACGCCTTGTATAACCTCGGCCTCATGTACGATAAAGGCCTTGGGACTCAGCACGATCCGAAAACAGCCGCCAAATGGTATGCCAAAGCGGCCGAACAGGGTCAACCCAAAGCCCAATACAATCTGGGGCTGATGTATCAAAAAGGGGAAGGCGTACCTAAAAGCGAAGCCAAAGCGTTAGAGTGGCTGAAAAAAGCAGAAGCTCAAGGACGAAAGGATTAA
- a CDS encoding DUF2931 family protein, producing the protein MDKAPKKDNRMKVPNTPLFKRCTQSFLLLFGFLLQPSIANAYQVDIGWAPGFISEYNYAQTYIADSAGKVITHFGGRNSAGGALGTGVQNSPKADFPTPSTMQVTWLSFKDGHFWQANINLPEKQITQWLNERIQGVFVSRPQQKVPRYDKLVVNVGPKGAVYVFLGGVDIKLIGQYQGKQIDIPWATHVKETWSSAPAHPVTQSQYVKNIQSSRQDTLSQAEQFDEKIFRTIKWRLTVNQPNELMAYTAQMMNGEDQTILNHLDQAILNATPKLLIFDVKKGLEIKRYRVKLAPEIEAFLDKQFNLQNHINFNLDFPNPNEARLYLKQGTQKIEFKKIEVEEMTP; encoded by the coding sequence ATGGATAAAGCCCCAAAAAAGGATAACCGTATGAAGGTCCCTAACACACCGCTTTTTAAAAGGTGCACACAATCTTTTTTACTTCTATTTGGCTTCCTACTCCAGCCCAGCATAGCCAATGCCTACCAAGTTGATATCGGCTGGGCACCTGGATTTATTTCAGAATACAATTATGCGCAAACATACATTGCAGATTCAGCAGGCAAGGTCATCACCCACTTTGGCGGTAGAAACTCTGCCGGTGGTGCACTAGGTACGGGCGTACAAAACAGCCCCAAGGCAGACTTCCCCACACCAAGCACCATGCAGGTCACTTGGTTATCGTTTAAGGATGGCCATTTTTGGCAAGCGAACATCAATTTGCCCGAAAAACAAATAACGCAGTGGCTTAATGAGCGTATTCAAGGGGTTTTTGTGTCACGGCCCCAGCAAAAAGTGCCAAGATACGATAAGCTGGTTGTGAATGTCGGCCCTAAAGGCGCCGTGTATGTATTTCTTGGTGGCGTCGACATTAAGCTCATTGGCCAATATCAAGGTAAGCAAATAGACATTCCTTGGGCAACACACGTCAAAGAAACGTGGTCCAGCGCACCCGCTCACCCTGTGACTCAAAGCCAATATGTCAAAAATATTCAGTCATCACGTCAAGACACCCTAAGTCAGGCCGAACAGTTTGATGAAAAAATATTCCGTACTATTAAATGGCGGCTAACCGTCAACCAGCCGAACGAATTGATGGCGTATACGGCTCAAATGATGAATGGCGAAGATCAAACCATTTTAAATCATCTTGACCAAGCAATTTTAAACGCCACACCAAAGCTGTTGATTTTTGACGTAAAAAAAGGATTAGAAATAAAGCGTTATCGCGTAAAGTTGGCGCCTGAAATTGAGGCTTTTTTGGATAAACAGTTTAATCTTCAAAACCATATAAATTTTAATCTAGACTTCCCAAATCCAAACGAGGCCAGGTTATATTTAAAACAAGGGACACAAAAGATCGAATTTAAGAAGATAGAAGTTGAAGAAATGACGCCTTAA
- a CDS encoding GlxA family transcriptional regulator, translating into MSEQDFKKHRIGFIVLDGFSMIAFSNAIEAFRMANYVRQQELYHFHVAGLVGSHSLASNNIAVIHTAQMHQLLTCDLVFVCGGFDLQKLNNHSLKTWLQRLAQQSIPLGGLCTGSYALADAGLMSNYQASIHWENMLTAKEKFKHVQFNLTIFTIDRDRYTCSGGSAPLDLCINIVKLHHGRKLSEEIAEQFTLSTLRKEDELQHIPLPVQNNSGYNYVIEALALMDANLEDPLPIRELAQFLNISVRQLERWFKTYFSKPPQQYYTELRLQHAKRLLKQTNMSIMDISLACGFSNPSSFSKAYRSQFQLTPRATRVAL; encoded by the coding sequence ATGTCTGAACAGGATTTCAAGAAACACCGTATTGGATTCATCGTCCTAGACGGATTCAGTATGATCGCCTTTTCAAATGCCATTGAGGCATTTCGCATGGCCAATTATGTACGTCAACAAGAGCTGTATCACTTTCACGTCGCCGGCCTCGTAGGCTCCCATAGCCTAGCCAGCAACAATATTGCCGTCATCCATACGGCACAAATGCATCAACTACTCACCTGTGACTTAGTGTTTGTGTGTGGGGGATTTGACCTACAAAAGCTGAACAACCATTCACTCAAGACTTGGCTACAACGACTGGCACAGCAATCTATTCCGCTGGGTGGCTTATGCACGGGGTCATACGCCCTTGCCGATGCTGGGCTCATGTCCAACTATCAAGCCAGCATCCATTGGGAAAACATGCTAACGGCAAAAGAGAAGTTTAAACACGTCCAATTCAATCTCACCATTTTCACCATTGATCGGGATCGATACACCTGCTCAGGCGGCTCCGCGCCCTTAGACTTATGCATCAACATTGTGAAGCTGCATCATGGGCGTAAGCTCTCAGAAGAGATTGCCGAGCAATTCACGCTGTCAACGCTTAGAAAAGAGGATGAGCTGCAGCACATCCCCCTACCGGTACAAAATAACAGCGGTTACAATTACGTGATCGAAGCCTTGGCCTTAATGGACGCTAATTTAGAAGACCCATTGCCTATCCGCGAACTGGCACAATTTCTGAACATTTCAGTACGCCAGCTAGAGCGCTGGTTTAAGACTTATTTCAGCAAGCCGCCGCAACAATACTATACCGAGCTCAGATTACAGCATGCAAAAAGACTGCTCAAACAAACCAATATGAGCATTATGGACATTTCTTTGGCCTGCGGCTTTTCCAACCCTTCTAGCTTCAGTAAAGCCTATCGATCACAGTTTCAACTCACACCAAGGGCCACCCGAGTCGCCCTTTAA
- the yecR gene encoding YecR family lipoprotein: MTILKNIISVAFVVSLLSGCADNFRMLRVMNEDQRAGIVNVGYTYKVSRRGEPPRDIIETTDKISTKRCQKWGYNEAKRLGGPKESCIGHSGWVNRTCSNYEVTVKYQCLSS, from the coding sequence ATGACTATTTTGAAAAATATAATCAGTGTTGCCTTCGTTGTCTCATTGCTCTCGGGTTGTGCTGATAATTTCAGGATGCTCAGAGTGATGAATGAAGATCAGCGCGCTGGCATTGTTAACGTTGGCTATACTTATAAAGTAAGTCGTCGTGGGGAGCCTCCTCGCGATATTATTGAAACAACGGATAAAATTTCGACTAAGCGCTGCCAGAAGTGGGGCTATAACGAGGCGAAACGGTTAGGTGGCCCTAAAGAAAGCTGTATTGGCCATAGCGGATGGGTGAATAGAACTTGTAGTAACTACGAGGTGACTGTTAAATACCAATGTTTAAGTAGTTAA
- a CDS encoding M24 family metallopeptidase, giving the protein MNIAEMPSLLTIENGQKVNSTFSLAEYERRQTLLRQTMNDLQLDGVLFSSVHNINYYADFLYCSFGRFYGLVVTQDKVVSISANIDGGQPWRRTVGDYNVVYTDWQRDNYFRACAKELPQSGRVGIEFDHLPLERLEKLKQAMPKVEFVDVGAACMKLRMMKSKEEIDFIRHGANVCDVGGFALRDAVVAGIPEYEVALQSTQAMVREIAKRFPDSELMDTWTWFQSGINTDGAHNPVTSRRVQNGDILSLNCFSMIAGYYTALERTMFLDHCDDASLRLWEVNVKVHEAGLAMVKPGVRCCDIAHELNKIYQEHDLLQYRTFGYGHSFGVLSHYYGREQGLEFREDIETVLEPGMVVSIEPMIMMPEGMPGAGGYREHDILVVTEDGAENITKFPYGPEHNIIQR; this is encoded by the coding sequence ATGAATATTGCTGAAATGCCTAGCTTATTGACCATCGAGAATGGGCAAAAAGTCAATTCAACGTTTAGCTTGGCGGAGTACGAGCGCCGCCAAACGCTGTTGCGCCAAACCATGAATGATTTGCAGTTGGATGGGGTGTTATTTTCATCTGTGCATAATATTAATTATTATGCAGATTTTCTCTACTGTTCATTTGGGCGCTTTTATGGCTTGGTGGTGACACAGGATAAAGTGGTGTCGATTTCTGCCAATATTGACGGTGGTCAGCCTTGGCGCCGCACCGTTGGCGATTACAACGTGGTCTACACCGATTGGCAGCGCGATAACTATTTCCGTGCGTGTGCGAAAGAGCTGCCTCAGTCTGGGCGGGTGGGGATTGAGTTTGATCACTTGCCCTTAGAGCGGCTAGAGAAGTTAAAGCAAGCCATGCCCAAGGTTGAGTTTGTGGATGTGGGCGCGGCGTGTATGAAGCTGCGCATGATGAAATCAAAGGAAGAAATTGATTTTATTCGGCATGGTGCCAATGTCTGCGACGTTGGGGGCTTTGCTTTACGTGATGCCGTAGTGGCGGGCATACCCGAGTATGAGGTGGCCTTGCAGTCGACTCAGGCCATGGTGAGAGAAATTGCCAAACGCTTTCCTGACAGTGAGCTAATGGATACGTGGACTTGGTTTCAGTCGGGCATCAATACCGATGGTGCACACAATCCGGTGACCAGCCGTCGGGTGCAAAACGGCGATATTTTAAGCCTAAATTGTTTTTCAATGATTGCTGGTTACTACACCGCACTTGAGCGGACCATGTTCTTGGACCACTGTGATGATGCTTCGTTACGACTATGGGAGGTGAACGTCAAGGTTCATGAGGCGGGGCTGGCCATGGTGAAACCTGGCGTGCGCTGTTGTGACATTGCGCATGAGCTGAATAAGATTTACCAAGAGCATGACCTGTTGCAGTATCGAACGTTCGGCTATGGCCATTCTTTTGGGGTGCTGTCGCATTATTATGGGCGAGAGCAGGGCCTGGAGTTTAGGGAAGACATTGAAACCGTTTTAGAGCCCGGCATGGTGGTGTCTATCGAGCCCATGATTATGATGCCAGAAGGCATGCCCGGGGCTGGGGGCTATAGAGAGCACGACATCTTGGTCGTGACGGAAGATGGAGCGGAAAACATCACAAAATTCCCATATGGTCCTGAGCATAATATTATTCAGCGCTAA
- a CDS encoding DUF333 domain-containing protein encodes MANPASVFCVENGGQTEIRKIPLGDVGMCHLPDGRVIEEWALYRAHNPS; translated from the coding sequence ATGGCTAATCCAGCATCTGTCTTCTGCGTCGAGAACGGCGGTCAGACTGAGATCCGAAAAATACCGTTGGGTGACGTAGGCATGTGCCACCTACCTGACGGTCGCGTGATTGAAGAGTGGGCACTCTACAGAGCCCATAATCCAAGCTAG
- a CDS encoding MFS transporter: protein MTLSTKANIGTEHNHNIEQSKKLKKAATACFIGNFVEWFDYAAYGYLAAVIAVVFFPSADGAIDLMSAYAVFALSFVVRPIGGIFWGYIGDKFGRRPALSWSILIMTVSTFCIALLPSHQSVGYWAPVGLLVLRMIQGFSASGEYAGAATFLAEYAPQHKRGFYTSLVPASTACGLFLGSLMVAAMYALMSTETLHSWGWRIPFLLAAPLGLIGRYIRLRLEETPDFAKFQESHTEKNTPIVQLFRHHRKAMVIAFTVSCLNAVGFYLILSYMPTYLSSEMGMNKVESFISTTLSLLTYIGFIFFIGKISDKVGRKKMLIIASVIFIVGTVPLFMLFEGAAFWSIVAIQIAFGFMLAMNDGNLPALLSELFPTDVRYSGFAFTFNTAQSFLGGTSPLIATWLIHQTHSALAPAWYLMAVAAIALVALFKIKKLY, encoded by the coding sequence ATGACGTTATCTACAAAGGCCAATATAGGCACTGAACACAATCATAATATTGAACAATCAAAAAAATTAAAAAAGGCCGCAACGGCTTGTTTCATTGGTAATTTTGTGGAGTGGTTTGATTACGCCGCTTATGGTTATTTAGCGGCAGTCATTGCGGTGGTGTTTTTTCCGAGCGCAGACGGCGCCATCGATTTGATGTCGGCCTATGCGGTGTTTGCTTTGTCGTTTGTGGTTCGTCCTATCGGTGGTATTTTTTGGGGCTATATTGGCGATAAATTTGGGCGCCGGCCGGCATTGTCTTGGTCTATTTTAATCATGACGGTTTCCACTTTTTGTATTGCCTTATTGCCTAGTCACCAGAGCGTCGGCTATTGGGCACCTGTAGGTTTATTGGTGTTGCGCATGATTCAAGGGTTTTCCGCCTCTGGAGAGTATGCGGGTGCGGCCACGTTCTTGGCGGAATACGCGCCTCAGCATAAGCGCGGGTTTTATACCAGTTTGGTGCCGGCCAGTACGGCCTGTGGTTTATTTTTAGGCTCTTTAATGGTGGCCGCTATGTATGCCTTAATGAGCACGGAAACCTTACACAGCTGGGGGTGGAGAATTCCGTTTTTATTGGCCGCACCACTAGGGCTAATTGGGCGCTACATCCGCCTGCGTTTGGAAGAAACCCCTGATTTTGCCAAATTTCAAGAGTCGCATACGGAAAAAAATACGCCCATTGTGCAGCTGTTTCGGCATCACCGTAAGGCCATGGTCATTGCGTTTACCGTGTCTTGCTTGAATGCCGTTGGTTTTTATTTGATTCTTAGCTATATGCCGACCTATTTGTCTTCGGAAATGGGGATGAATAAAGTAGAGTCCTTTATTTCCACCACTTTGTCTTTGTTAACGTATATCGGATTTATTTTCTTCATTGGTAAGATATCCGATAAAGTAGGGCGCAAAAAGATGCTCATCATTGCCTCGGTGATTTTTATCGTGGGCACCGTTCCCTTGTTTATGCTGTTCGAGGGTGCTGCTTTTTGGTCTATTGTTGCCATTCAAATTGCGTTTGGCTTTATGCTGGCGATGAATGATGGCAATTTGCCGGCTCTATTGAGTGAGCTGTTTCCAACCGACGTGCGTTACTCTGGCTTTGCGTTTACCTTCAATACCGCTCAGTCTTTTTTAGGCGGCACCTCACCATTAATCGCCACTTGGCTCATTCATCAAACGCATTCGGCTTTAGCGCCTGCGTGGTATTTAATGGCCGTTGCCGCAATTGCTTTGGTTGCTTTATTTAAAATCAAAAAGCTCTATTAA